A part of Acidisarcina sp. genomic DNA contains:
- a CDS encoding response regulator: MRPKKTILCVDDNQQALSVRQFMLETRGYRVLSATTPEEALDIFAQGGIDLVLSDLLMPRMDGNELVRRMKELTPETPMILLSGSVKAFDRADRADAFLPKGACSAAEILDRIRLLIARKRGPKRTTVPHVSAPRHQDSYAPEALSEVAVAS, translated from the coding sequence ATGAGGCCCAAGAAAACTATTCTCTGCGTAGACGACAATCAACAAGCACTCTCCGTACGTCAATTCATGCTGGAAACACGCGGCTATCGCGTGTTGAGCGCAACTACCCCAGAAGAAGCGCTGGATATATTCGCCCAGGGCGGCATTGATCTCGTTCTCAGCGATCTGCTGATGCCCCGCATGGATGGCAACGAACTCGTTCGCCGCATGAAGGAGCTCACCCCGGAAACCCCGATGATTCTCCTCAGCGGCAGCGTCAAGGCCTTTGATCGGGCCGACAGGGCCGATGCCTTCCTGCCCAAAGGAGCCTGCTCCGCGGCTGAGATCCTCGATCGCATCCGTCTGCTGATCGCCCGCAAGCGTGGCCCCAAGCGCACCACCGTGCCGCACGTCTCCGCTCCCCGGCACCAGGACAGCTATGCCCCCGAGGCGCTGTCCGAGGTCGCCGTCGCATCCTGA
- a CDS encoding DUF3011 domain-containing protein, with protein MKRFILGSLLLAAFCCVVPRAALAQNTVRCNSDDGGRHHCAANVRGGVQLSRQISGSPCILNRTWGTDSRSIWVDKGCRAEFTVGNASYTPNAYGQTVRCTSDDGGRHYCNANVASGVQLAQQLSGSPCVEGQTWGYDSRGIWVDQGCRADFSVGTGNYNGGNYGGNYGGNGSGQTIRCSSDDGGRHYCNANVNGGVQLSQQISGTPCVQGQTWGYDQRGIWVDRGCRADFVIGSGSYNGGNYGGNYGGNYGTGQTIRCSSDDGNRHYCNTNVNGGVRLSQQISGTPCVQGESWGYDQRGIWVDKGCRADFIVGGGRYNNGRRHDRDDDHDDNR; from the coding sequence ATGAAGCGTTTCATTTTGGGGAGCCTGCTGCTCGCTGCATTTTGCTGTGTAGTGCCGCGCGCTGCGCTGGCGCAGAATACAGTTCGCTGTAATTCGGATGATGGCGGGCGACATCACTGCGCCGCCAATGTTCGTGGTGGGGTGCAACTTTCCCGGCAGATCAGCGGCTCTCCCTGCATCCTGAATCGGACCTGGGGCACCGATTCGCGTAGCATCTGGGTGGATAAGGGCTGCCGCGCCGAGTTTACCGTCGGGAATGCCAGCTACACACCAAATGCCTATGGCCAAACGGTGCGCTGCACCTCAGACGATGGCGGGCGCCACTACTGCAATGCCAACGTAGCGAGCGGCGTGCAGCTTGCGCAGCAACTCAGCGGCTCCCCTTGTGTGGAGGGGCAGACTTGGGGCTATGATTCGCGGGGCATCTGGGTGGATCAGGGCTGCCGCGCGGACTTCAGCGTCGGCACCGGAAACTATAACGGCGGGAACTACGGTGGAAATTACGGCGGCAATGGCTCGGGCCAGACGATCCGCTGCAGCTCCGACGATGGCGGTCGCCACTACTGCAACGCCAATGTAAACGGCGGCGTGCAGCTCTCCCAGCAGATCAGTGGCACTCCCTGCGTACAGGGGCAGACCTGGGGCTACGATCAACGCGGCATCTGGGTAGATAGAGGCTGCCGTGCCGACTTCGTCATCGGAAGCGGAAGCTATAACGGCGGGAACTACGGGGGCAATTACGGCGGCAACTATGGCACAGGCCAGACGATCCGCTGCAGCTCCGATGATGGCAACCGTCACTATTGCAATACCAACGTAAACGGCGGCGTTCGGCTCTCGCAGCAGATCAGCGGCACTCCCTGCGTACAGGGAGAGTCCTGGGGCTACGATCAACGCGGTATCTGGGTGGATAAAGGTTGCCGTGCCGACTTCATCGTCGGTGGCGGAAGGTACAACAATGGTCGCCGCCACGATCGCGACGATGACCACGACGACAACCGCTGA
- a CDS encoding M23 family metallopeptidase encodes MRRAGRIAALLPALWILLGIAILPGAVGMARAQSDAAIRRVNWEPQPLAVGSPCVFTVEVGGSAIGVKGHWLGHDLVFTQASQPGKWYALAGVDVEETPGRQELSIEAALPGGETARASREIEIVPSAYKTVELRVPSQFVEPDAPTLVRIAEEKKVKDAAFAHQLPAVEWRSNFVLPVNAPATDSFGTRRVFNGETASIHRGMDFRARVGTRVRAANAGEVVLAKNLFYEGGLVVIDHGQQFMTLYMHLSRIEVTAGEQVRKGQEIGLSGATGRVTGPHLHMAVRWQGAYLDPAKLFSLKLPEFPAK; translated from the coding sequence ATGAGGCGAGCCGGGAGAATCGCTGCACTGCTGCCTGCCTTGTGGATTCTCTTGGGGATTGCCATTTTGCCGGGTGCCGTGGGTATGGCCAGGGCGCAGAGCGACGCGGCGATCCGCAGGGTCAATTGGGAACCGCAGCCCCTGGCAGTGGGTTCGCCATGCGTCTTTACGGTGGAGGTGGGCGGCTCCGCGATTGGCGTGAAGGGACATTGGCTGGGGCATGATCTGGTATTTACGCAGGCGAGCCAGCCCGGCAAATGGTATGCGCTGGCGGGAGTGGACGTGGAGGAGACTCCGGGCAGGCAGGAGCTCTCGATCGAAGCCGCATTGCCGGGGGGAGAGACGGCGCGGGCCAGCCGGGAAATCGAGATCGTTCCATCGGCGTACAAGACGGTGGAGCTGCGTGTGCCCAGCCAGTTCGTCGAACCGGACGCTCCGACGCTGGTGCGAATTGCCGAGGAGAAGAAGGTCAAGGACGCAGCCTTTGCCCACCAACTGCCGGCGGTCGAGTGGAGGAGCAACTTTGTGCTCCCGGTAAATGCACCTGCAACCGACTCGTTTGGCACCCGCCGCGTCTTCAACGGGGAGACGGCAAGCATCCATCGCGGCATGGATTTTCGCGCGAGGGTGGGAACGCGTGTGAGAGCGGCAAACGCCGGGGAGGTCGTCCTGGCAAAGAATCTCTTTTACGAAGGTGGCCTGGTGGTGATCGATCACGGGCAGCAGTTCATGACTCTGTACATGCACCTCTCCCGCATCGAGGTAACCGCAGGCGAACAGGTTCGGAAGGGGCAGGAAATTGGTTTGAGCGGTGCAACCGGCCGCGTGACTGGGCCCCATTTGCATATGGCTGTGCGGTGGCAGGGAGCCTATCTCGATCCAGCCAAGTTGTTTTCGTTGAAGCTGCCGGAGTTTCCGGCGAAGTAG
- a CDS encoding VWA domain-containing protein: protein MPNRKLSLVLLLASATLGLQAQVAPSPDAPPVSTAPDTESVAQDAPMETLKVNVNLVSLYFTVRDRRNGLISNLTRDDCSVFEDKAPQKLKNFSAEADQPLTLGILLDTSGSQQNVLPLEQQVGSQFLERILRPKDEAFLISFDVGVDLLQDYTSNAHQLQRAMNKAVINTAGGNGAGGVPGIGQGPIPQHGTPKGTLLYDAVYLAANEKLRQETGRKAMILLTDGEDQGSQEKITGAIEAAQKANTIAYVLLIADRGFYFNGMIGGYTGDAAMRKLAEETGGRVIDVGNNGKKLEAAFKQIEDELRTQYLANYTPTNSKLDGSYRHIDIQCKGDGLKVQARKGYYAQRPDEQ from the coding sequence ATGCCGAATCGTAAGCTGAGTCTCGTCCTGCTGCTGGCCTCGGCCACCCTTGGACTTCAGGCGCAGGTAGCCCCGTCTCCCGATGCACCACCCGTCAGCACCGCGCCGGATACCGAGAGCGTTGCGCAGGATGCTCCCATGGAGACCCTGAAGGTCAACGTCAACCTGGTCAGCCTCTACTTCACGGTGCGGGATCGGCGAAATGGCCTCATCTCCAACCTCACCCGGGACGACTGCAGCGTCTTCGAGGACAAAGCACCGCAGAAGCTCAAGAACTTCTCGGCAGAAGCCGACCAGCCCCTCACCCTCGGCATCCTGCTCGACACCAGCGGCAGCCAGCAGAACGTCCTGCCTCTCGAGCAGCAGGTCGGCAGCCAGTTTCTCGAGCGGATTCTTCGCCCCAAGGATGAGGCCTTCCTCATCTCCTTCGACGTAGGCGTGGACTTGCTGCAGGACTACACCAGCAACGCGCACCAACTGCAGCGAGCCATGAACAAGGCGGTGATCAATACCGCTGGCGGAAACGGAGCCGGGGGTGTTCCCGGCATCGGGCAGGGGCCCATCCCTCAACACGGAACCCCCAAGGGAACCCTGCTCTACGATGCCGTCTATCTCGCTGCAAATGAAAAGCTTCGCCAGGAGACTGGCCGCAAGGCCATGATCCTGCTCACGGACGGAGAAGACCAGGGCAGCCAGGAAAAGATCACCGGCGCGATTGAGGCGGCACAGAAGGCGAATACCATCGCCTACGTACTGCTCATTGCCGATCGCGGCTTCTACTTCAATGGCATGATCGGTGGCTATACCGGCGATGCCGCCATGCGAAAGCTGGCAGAGGAAACCGGAGGACGCGTCATCGACGTGGGCAACAATGGCAAAAAACTGGAGGCGGCCTTCAAGCAAATAGAGGATGAGCTACGCACCCAGTACCTTGCCAATTACACGCCCACCAACAGCAAGCTGGATGGCAGCTACCGCCACATCGACATCCAATGCAAGGGCGACGGTCTCAAAGTGCAAGCCCGCAAAGGCTACTACGCCCAGAGGCCAGACGAACAATAA